The genomic interval gtagTTGAGGCATTTAAGAATACTCACTTCCAATTCCTTATAATTTAGTAAATACAAATGCATAGCTTTAGTTTCAATaagaatttacataattaatgatttttagtagTTGAGGCATTTAAGAATGCTCACTTCCAATTCCTTATAATTTAGTAAATACAAATGCATAGCTTTAGTCTCAATaagaatttacataattaatgatttttagtagTTGCATTCCTGTAAAGCCTTTTGGCATAGCTTTAGTGTCAataagtaatttacataattaatgatatttactAATTAGGCTATCACTTCAAAGTTCACAACTTGGTACATGCATAGACagtaacaaagtgcatgtgctctttaaagcttgttgatgcaAGTTACATagtaatgattcatttgcataattaccgATTATCAGTAATTAGTCAAATATTATgtatgcaaacttcaaatttcaaatagtATGGTGAAATTAATTTGCCAATggaggggtatatcatgtatgatagctgTAGCTCAGAATtatgcattccaacaatgtgtgtatagAAACAAAAACCTACAGGTCTTGCTTTTACAGAAGGCACTCGGTTTATAACTGGTTTCTTTTCTGTTGAGAAAGACTCTTAGGActttttgttaatttgtttagATTTATATTCAGAGGTGTTGAAATACTATGATTTTTTTAGTAATTTGATACACTATCAGTTGGACAATATTATTTCTAATGTGCTACATtcgaaataaaaacatttttgttaaCTATAAGTTGTGGATGGcgattttaatgatttttcaTCACTTACACTATATATGTGCAAATTGCTGAGAATAATCGGGTTGAAACTGGATCTTAATTGATTGCTCTGTGTAGCTCTAAATAACTCTGGATAAACAAATTTTCTCTCAAGAATCAGCAGATATGGAAAACCCGAACAAACAAATTCATGATTGTTTTATGTTAAGGTAGTCATACAGACCACAGacatttcttacttgtctgtgtatagattcatgaatatttaaagtTTGGGAGTTGAAAGGTCAGAGTTCAGGAGTTGAAAGGTCCAATTTTATGAGATTGAAACTTGAAAGGTAACTACCATACTATTTTGGGTTTGAATAACAAAAAACACATTGCATATTGCGATAGCAAAAGCGTGAACTTTTATTCTAGAAAATTATTCCTTTTCTTTACAGTTAATAAATACTGAAATCTTGCAGCATGTCTACAAGGCTCTACAAATAAACAATGCAAAAATTTATCAACATATTGGGTCAGAAAAATTACATttcgaaaatgaaaaaaaaaatgctatgGAAATGCGCGAGACTGGCTAGGAAGCATTAGCATCGCAAGATTTTTTTCTGACCAGAAAAAATTTGTTATAAACtaaatgaattttgaaaaaaatggagGATTTTCACCCAGATGAAATCACTTTTGTGAAGTTTTAGGGTCATAACAGATAACAAATGAACATTTCCATTGAGACCAGTTCAAAAATGGATTTGGCATGGCATAGCAATCCGAAAGTGATCCGAAAGCATGAGACCAAATATGTGGAAACTTATGAtggaattcaaaatggctgccgtAGCCATGGTGACACAGATATGATGCCATCATACATGCATTCCAGCTGAAGAACTGGTTTATGCTGAACCGAATTTCTAGCAGTTGATGTTGTAAAATGAGTCACTGTCATGATGCAACTGTTTTTATTCTGGCAATAGAAAATTCACACCAAACTATTATAATCCtccaaacaaaaacattaattttttcaCCCCTTTTTTTAATCGACATGCTGAATAACCCTCTCACTTCAACAAAAGGATCATACAGTAAATTATGGATGTAAACTAGATGTTAAGTAAGGCAGGTAGCTTTTCAAAGTTTCTCAGCTGAAAGCTTGCATTTTTGACTAAATAATCCCCCCAACATATTCCCTAGCCTTGATTGTCCATGTTAATCAGTTTACAACAAATGACAAATAgatggatattttttttttcatattctaaAATTGCCAATTCATACTATGATTACTGTACTCATACCATAATCTCATCAACCCTCGGATATTTTGTGCATTTTAGATATTGTACACATGGAGAGGCTGACATCTGAGCAGATCAGGCTTACACTGGTGTGAgtactataaaaaaaaatgcttaCACTGGTGTGAGTACTATAAAAACAGCAACTTCAAATCtctaatatattttttacatcttCAAACTTGCATGCTTCTATTCTATTGTCTGTCTTCTCAACAAGTTCAAACAAATTAGCTGAAATTTCTTTCTCTACAACATTGATTGTTCTGAAAAATGTTTGCACGAATTAGTTTTATATTTCAGTTTTTCAATCTTTGAGCAAACTTCAAGGTAGCCAAGATATTTCATttctgcaatatgcaaattacatatcaGGGTCATATCGATTTTAGAATGAGGTCAAAgtgataatatgcaaatgagctacAGGTCAACAGTAGAACAAACATGGTACTGAAATGAAAGGATAACAAAACTTAACGGATATTTTGCCTGCTACAGATGTACCACAAAACGTCAAAAGAAAAATACCGTTAACTTTAAGAACCCTGCAgaataggtcaaaggtcatgttaATGGACCACAAGACTGGTTTATGGTTAACTTGAATTTCTATGAAATTGCCAAAATGAATGTGATGAAAAGTCAAgggtaaacaaaaaatattcttttgtaACCTTTCAGCTGAAGTGAAAGGTCAAAGCTCACATTTCATTCGTCTCCCTGTCTTCACAGGTAATAGACAGATCACATGTTGAACAGAAAATTCTGCAAATAATAAGGTCAGAGGTCGATTGTATGCATTGAACCATGAATGCATTAATGATTAGTAATACACCCATGATTGAATCGATTCCATTGTAGCTTGCAAGCAtgataggtcaaaggttagcacaaatatcattattaacCCTAAACTGACCATTTTGgcatttttcaaatattttaataatagaAAGTCGGTTGTTCCTTACAGTGTATGGTCTGATGTGTATCGACTACaacatgttaccatgacaacgtaTATTAAACAGCTCTATGGTTTGCAATAGTATTTGGAATTACATCATTTCTGAAGAAAGGTTGTCTTTGCTTAACTTTTGATAATATTTCTTTTAGTTTACTATAACAATTAGTTGTAGGTTTTCGATGTAGCTGTACTCATAACTTTCGACAGACAGTAAAAAGCTCCTTCCAATATTCATGCCCATTGCAGTTGATGTTACAAGAAAGGAGCATTCTACAAAATTTTTAAAGACTTTTCATTCATTtccgatttttttttcttattttttagatattaatttcaaacatttgtttGTTGCATGACTATCATTATTCAATAATGAagtaaaaatcaacaaaattaatagccaaaaaaaaaattatttgaaaacagcAATTTATACCAAAACAGGCTACTAGGTTCTTCACCTCGagcaaaaaatcaaaatttaattcTGGAATGACTAAACACAAgtaataaatttcaaaaaaaagtcAGCAAAACCTTTTTTTATCCGATAAGGGTTCTAGAGTAATATGATTTTAATAATGATCGTTACAATTAATTAATGAAGTCAATTGAAATTTTCGTTTTCATTGTcattaattatattgtaaacTGTTAataatctaattaaaatctgatagCGGACCTGGCTGGTTTATTTTGTCATCTCATCTTTCTGAGAAACTGGCCAATTATATCTGTTTTGCACTGAATGAATTAATCACATCAGATGTCTTTCAACTGGTGCAAAGTCAgtttttcatatcattttttatgtatatacaagGTTGAAAGGTTCGCCATTGATGGCGCTCCACACAACTGTCGTTTATACAATGTAAGTATGTAAGCGACAATCATGTGTAGTACCACAGACATATCTTTTCAACATCTATGGCAGTACCCACATGAATCAGTTCATATTCCCACTAGCCATATTAATGATTCTGTTCTTTCAGATATAGTAGTAGCGTGTGTATTACCGTCCCTACAAAGAAACCTGTGGATTTTACATCAATTCTAAATGGCTAAACAAATTACTTGTGAGTGAGAAGTTTGTACATGATTTAAAAGGACCGGTTGTTCAAATAATGGAAATGCcgaaatcccccccccccccccccccaaaaaaaaaaaaaaaaaaaaaaaaacatcaacaattaCACAAAAGCTGTACAACAATGGAGATAAAAAGCAACACAAATTTTATTTGGGGCAGATCCTTtctcagattttaatcagatcgaaAATTTTTAACTATGCTTGGACCTCTGACGCAGGATAATCAACAGCTGATTACAGCAAACAACTCCTTCTTTTAAGCACATGTACAGATAAAAATAACTAAGTAAATATGTAGTAAAAATGCATTATACGCACATGTAGTAACCATAATATTTATTCTATAAATGGATATAAAATCTCTACATAATAGGaatttacaaaaacattttttcaataCAAAGCTAATTTTTGGCAAAACACTCTTACTAGTCATAAACATTGTAGAAAAGATTACTGCACATAAAAAGGTAAATGTCCTAACcatttttattcacatttttgTCAGACTTTCCCCAAAAAATAGCATTCTCTCTTCTTTCGAgctaaatttatgcaaataattttgattcaaaaCTGGCTTTGACATGGATCTAAACTGGTGTTTTTGATTTGGAAAGTTGTCGGGAAAACAGAAATTGTGAATTTTTGCACTATATACTTTGGTGAGAAAACTAAAGAATGTGTACGACATTTTGGACTACAAAGTTGGCTAGAAAACTAGATAAAGTGTTACCAGAAATTGTAACTACCGGTATTTTGCACTAAATTTTGAAGTTAACTGAAAGTGACTAGAAAACTATAAAAACTGTTAATGATTTGGAAGGAAAAAGTTCCAAAAAGTTTAGGaagaaaaacaacttttttGCAAGGTATGGATGACACGATAGATTTTTCCAAATGTTCATTGACATGAAAAatctatttcaaaataaactgaTTTTGTGTAAAAATTGAGAATTTTAGCATACAGAACTGATTTTGAGCTATTCTCTCCAAGTTTCCACACACCATGTTCTGCTAAAATAAcccaatatttatttatcagcTTTCTGTTAAAAATTGGCAATACACACCACaaatgtatcaaaatgaaatgcaaaagaaacagtACCCTAACAAACTGTTTCCACAAGTTACATCAAAATGTTTGCAATTTTGAACACAAATATGATAGCCTACCAAACATCCTACCATATCAAAATGGCCACACGCTACATAAatcataatatttataataaaaatGGCAAGACATTTTTTGCAcatgaaagacaaaaaaatggaaaaaaaagtacaaaactgACACAGCTTTTTTTCGTATAAGACTTACATTACAAAAGATGCATGCACAAGAACAAATGCatttttgatataattacaCTTTTCATACGAAAacttgtcttcttttttttaaattcttagAGTCTACCTAGAAAGAAATTTCTTAACCTATATTAGCCTATAAACATTATTTCATTCACCAAGTACAAAAAGCAAATGGTTTATGTATTTATCTGTTAAATGAAACTACTGTGGCTTCTTTAGATTTTGTATTACAGgttgttttcatcatttcaaagagtttaattctttcttttttttctgttaatttTATACTTTAAGTTAAACTGCTTGTCACTATCTGCAGTGATAAGACTTAAATATGCAGtctgcttcatttgcataaaaacAAAAGGTTGTTTTCTTCCCACCCTATGGGGGCACACTTTTCTGCTCTTCGTAGTTGGTGGTAAGTGTGTAATTTCTTTATGTGGGGACAGTGCTGATTAACTTATGCTTGTCCACAGGTTGGGCATAGAATATCGTCTCCCTCAGTCATGAAGCCTTGGCCGACCAGCGAAGCCTGGCATTTCACGCAGTTAAAGCAATCGTTATGCCAGTTGCGTTGTTCAAAGGAAATGAACTTGGTTCCACCCATACCTACAATAAATACAGGAAAGGGTACTGATGTCAAAATCACACAGAAATCTGAAATGAAATCAATTcagttctctttctttctttttcttctgtttCAGGAGTCAAACAGATAGTATCACACTTTAATAGAGCTGATTTCTAAAACAAGTTGTTCCAATAATTGATATATATTCTATGCTAACCCTAACCTTGTACTTTGGGAAaaagaataatattatatttctgACCCTATGTAGCAATAATTGGCACCACAATGATTTCTTTTATAGATTATTTTGTCTTAATATCCtaacatgtaataaaataaacctaAAATCAATGTATGCTATCAATAGCTTTGTTTAAAATcatcaccatagtaaccaaacaaatgcaacatttcttaaaggggcacaagctgaatttttTACGTTTCTTGGGCATAACTCTTGATGCATATATTTATAAGGttctcacagtattctacttgaATACTGAGGCACACTTGACCATCACTTGGCAGATTAACTTAACATAAACCTAGCAAAATACTATAACTTACAAACgatccaatgacataatttactatacatatcaaaaatgtGTAGGACATCCATACAATGCAATCTTTCTTTAAATGTTAggagacaattgtaatgtcttACAAGACTAGtatgtaagatacagacattcatgccacgcaGTCTGATtaggctgaacaacatgacgtacatgtatcttatagtctaatacaaggcatacattgacattagTATTTTGTCATAATACGGTAGTTctctgaattttttttcactcaaGTCAAAAGCTAGCCCAGAGACAAGTacaaaacttataaactcagcttgtactgCTTCAACATAgctatatatataaagaatGACTTACCAGTGATGGGCTTGCTACAACAAGTGCATTTCTTGGCAAAACGTTCTCCGAAGCACTCAGCACAGTAGGGTTTGTCTTCACGGGAAGTGAATCTCACACCAGCCAGTTGTTTCTGACAGTCAGTACACAAGAAACAGTCTCTATGGTAGGGGTCACCACGGTAGGTCACTCCGCCAGCATTGATGATCTGTGGAGGAAATAAGTCACCAACATCAGCAGGCAACATACGTTTTTGGTATGTGGAggaaataaattacaaacatgaGCAGACAACAAACACAGAACTTTTTTACATCGAGTGTGAATGTTTTGTCTGGCTGGTAGTTTGTGTCACTCGTATCTATGAAATTCACCTATGAAATGATCGACCACAGGAGGGAATGACATATATGGTAGTGATAATATTGCAAGCATGAAATAAATTTCTATGAGGATGTGATTTGCCATAAATCAGAATACTAGTATCTCATTTTGCGAAGTATGTTTTTTCGTAATTCAGAATATCTCACAGTGTGCAGTATCTCTTCTTTTTTATAGAATTCTCATTAAATTGTTACTTCaggtatggataatagcaaagATTACAACTTTTTGATGATTTCATATCTCACCTTCTTGCAGctggtacattttgtaccaaAGAGGTCTTCATAGCAGGGTACACAGTGAATTTTACCTTCTTTAGGTATAAAGCTATTAGAGCCTATCACATTCTTACAGTTGACACAAACAAAGCAGTGTTCATGCCACTGCTGTCCCTTATATTCCATCTTCTTCATTCCTAtcaaaagacaacaaaaaataaGTTATTACTATGTGATACTATTATacccatgcacaagccaagttagaCACatctgaacagaaaatataggaTTTGTTTCCTGATCATTCATGACAATAAGCATTATCACATAACTGGTCATATGTTTAGCGctttcaatttaaaataaattgctTACTATGAGTTATACACATGAAGCTATTTTACAAGGAATACTGCTAAACTGGTTGACGTTTtagaaatatacatgttttataaCTTTTAATATGTTTCAAACTTCTTTACTCTCATTGGGTCTTAAATTACCTTCCGctgaacaaacaaaaatattgtgaaatcCTAGAATTGtataattgatattttaactaTATACTCCTAGTTTTGTAACGGAACATGCTTGCAAACTTGCATATCAAGTAATTATCAGAAAGCTTGTAAGTAGCCGTACCAGACTTGAAGACATCTCCACATCCGTCACAGCGGGCAGCAAACTTCTGTTCATGACACGACCCACAGTAGAGGTTTTCATCGTGAGTACCGAATGGTGAATCCACTAACGATGACTTACACTCACTGCAGAAGAAACAATGTTCATGCCAATGACGCTCCTTGTACGACAAATCCTACAAGAAAAGACAAAGAACGTGATTAAAACTGAGACGGTCATTTTTGActaatatacacaatgtaaagTGAAATGTGCAActtgcataaattatgcaaagtatttcataatttattcattaaatCAAAGGTCGTAACATTGGCAAtcactttaatatatataacCTTGTATATGAAAAGTGGCTTTGTACTTGCCTCTCCTCACTTCAGAGGCCAAGGTTTAAATCCCAGGttttcatattagtgttatcttatcagttgttgcataaggattacataggattattgtGTTGTTCTTGACAAACTTTTTCTaccaatgtttttgctaagatcggggaactccggtaacagaaagggagaaagaggtaaaaatggcagtgtttccccatagagtctatgataattttgtttgggaacccaggtaaaatgagaTGGCAACCACggcagattttacctacttatttATTGCCTTTAGCAAAGACATTGTCTACAATTCTATCTGACAACTATTTTTCAATGTCATGATCAtgtctaaattttaatcctagaACAAGGATGCTAACTGCCATTTGCATTTGTTTCCACATTTTCTACAGATGTTCATATTCTTTCATGTCTTCTTGTATCAAGCTGTAGCATATAAAGTGAGAGTATCACGATAGAGGctgcaatgtgaatgctatgtgcttacagaggctgcaatggattgtatgctccccagggagttgaggaagtaaagggccattGTCTGCTGTGTCACTGTAGATCCATGCTAAGGGACTTTTGAACACAGTGTGAaagcactatatatatatataaaaaatattagattttttccatcatattttaataaacaacATAAGTCTGTGTCGTCAGTGTCGGAGTGTTTCGAATACAAACTAGAAagataaatttatttcaaattttgtctaaaatgtcatgaaacatgacttgtacatggtAAATATCACTCCTAAACattgtgcttcagtcaaccatAAAATATTTCCAACAAAAGGGTtttattaatatacatgtactcatttacCCATTCATCCTAATAAAATCCCTTCTGTCACTCTATTTCACTAAGTTGAACAAAAGAGTACATGGTTGTAGTGGGTTTGGGATTGAAGAACTTAGTGTGCATAGACATGAATACCATCATATACACTATGGTGAACATATACAATTTCACAAGACTTTTTAAGTGTGCATTTTCTCTCGGTGTAAATTCCTGATTTTGGCAATATATTTCTGTGCATATCACAATGTTGTTGTTTCAATTCCATTCGGAAATactttgtcataattttttatATCTCTGTGTATAAACTATGCagttcttcaaattcaattcagaAATATTCTCTATTTATCTGGGTGTTTTTTACTAGGCTGTGTTGTTAAAATTCATTCCAGAAACactttgttgtcattttctgttTAATGTCTCTGAGTGCATAACTATGTAGTTgttcaaattcaatattcaGAAATGTGTTGTCACAGTggtaatatttgtttgtaccTTAAATTCAGTTCCAATTTTCTTCTTACACTCTTCACAAGAGTTGGCAAAGACATCTTCATAACATTTGATGCAGTAAGGGTGTTCTTCTCGTAGGATATAACGTTGTCCGGTCAGCGAGCTGTCACAGTTAAAACAGCAGAAATGACCGCTATGGAAGTTTTCATTCATGGCTTTGGTGTATTCCCCAGCAAAGATGAGCTGTAACCAAGCAGAGAGAGGCAAGTAATCAGTCATGTGATCTTCACTAGTAGTCATGTGCTTCCGGGTATTTGTCATGTGATCTTAAAACACAAGTCAGGTGATCATACTCATAAACTCATGTAaacagtctttttttttcaaatattacacTATTTCACTTTTTAAGTGTGTTGGGCTCTCTCTagtgtattttcaatttgatttactAAATTAAATTTAACTAGATTGAGAGGCAAAATAATACGCACAGATGTAAGACAGATATTTATTACATAATCATCAGCACGCTATGGTGACCAAAAATACCCCCTATAAAGTCTGAATAGGAACCTGGTGCAGAACTAGAACTCCACAATATAGCCATATTCGTGTTGACAAGTGTGCATgtttatacatttgcatatagacaaaattatgcatatttaccaatttgcataatttatggaCCTGTGTATTACAAGAACACatgacagtgtacatgtactgctgaAATGTTTCATTCTACAGTAGATGACAAAGAGAGGCTTCAACAGTCTAAAAGAAGACATTTTCTACACTATTGCTGTacttatttatcaaatttcagtACCCTTCATAGAGTACGTTCTATATCACTCACACACCTTTCCAATTAACCTTTTTTATCAACACTTCAAAAACTCACACACAACTCTGAAATCTAGGCTGTCTGTACAATAGAATTTAATATAAAACCTCTGGTTTGTACAAGTGGCTGTGAGTTGACAGAGGTTATGACATGACAGGTGAACTGTACTATAAGTGAAAGAATCATTCGCCTGCTTACTTCCCTTTGTTCtcattcagtttattcatatCCTTAGTACAATACAACAAAAGAGAAATCTACTATCTACTAGGTCTTGTGTCCCTCGAGAGTTAACAACAATCACTTGCATCATGTTCTATATTATATTTAATGGAAACGCCCAGTGATATCTGACTAGGTTGATAAAAATTCAGGAATTACTGAGACTCACACAGGTGTGTTTTTAGCACTGTAAAATATGCAGAAATTATACTTTGAGTGATTCATAACATGGTCACTAACGTCCTAGTGTAATTTTGAAACGAGTGCTTGATAAGTTGTACCACTTCCGTTTATATCAAGATGGTATCATGACAACGGGCCGAGCCACCAAACTCCAGAGGAAATCACAACAGTTTTACAATTTCACCACCCTCAGGAAGGACAACATTCTGTTCCAGCCCTAGCCTCATATGAATGATGTACAGTAAATTTACCCTAATGTCAGGACATTCTTGGCAAACACTACTGCACATATATCTAATGGCAATGTTGTATAGATTCTGCAGTAAAATTTCAAGTACTTTTTCTTCTGATTCATTTCCATGTGTTAAATACCTGGAAATGACCCACAACCACACAACTGAAAGTTTCTAAGTCATGTCAAGGTGAACTTCAACCTGCGAGTCAAAtacaaattgttgttgttgttggttttctgCATTATGGATTCAACACCTACTTACAGATTCTCCACATCTTGCACATCGGAAATCCTTCATTGCAAATATAAGAGTCATCATTATGTAGGTCAGTCATTGAAATAAGCCAAAGTGGAATTTCTTATTCAGAAGTACCATCATTACATTTCATGCCTCCTTAGGTGATATGAGGTAATGGCAGATTAACGATCACTTTGTACTAAGTCCGATTTATTTAGGCAGACATGTCCACCAGGTCTGCCTGAAGGTGGTCTTGTTCTCACCGAGTGACTGACCCTCCCTACTCAGACAACATAATACGGACAAACTGCTTTGATTCAAGTCTCTCTGCAGGATTTCAGCAAACAATCAATGTAAGGACAGTTTGAATGTTAAGAGATTCTACTAGACACAATGGAGGGGTGCATAACTATTGATGGGGAATGATTTGAATACTGACCTCAACGTTAAAAAACTGGCCACAGAAATCACAACATTCTAAagagttgatgaaaataaata from Glandiceps talaboti chromosome 3, keGlaTala1.1, whole genome shotgun sequence carries:
- the LOC144432555 gene encoding four and a half LIM domains protein 2-like isoform X2: MDSVEITVQELDISQPCLNCNERCPGFQPHSWRKTCLNCRCLRLEHDVIHDNYVTVKEHMGLESAEDLSTKGEKERAISQGYSWVPAGLSAEKIEEYMSSLPTSSIPKLHTPGETNRDKQIILQIPRQDLALDYLKHLESDEAKEQFQDFLDYRDAKPFGIGIVKDYLTKDVNCHKCDGEIEVGEIAVFTEKLGEDMCWHPYCFCCSVCNELLVDLAYFAKDGKIYDERHYAETVTPRCDSCDELIFAGEYTKAMNENFHSGHFCCFNCDSSLTGQRYILREEHPYCIKCYEDVFANSCEECKKKIGTEFKDLSYKERHWHEHCFFCSECKSSLVDSPFGTHDENLYCGSCHEQKFAARCDGCGDVFKSGMKKMEYKGQQWHEHCFVCVNCKNVIGSNSFIPKEGKIHCVPCYEDLFGTKCTSCKKIINAGGVTYRGDPYHRDCFLCTDCQKQLAGVRFTSREDKPYCAECFGERFAKKCTCCSKPITGMGGTKFISFEQRNWHNDCFNCVKCQASLVGQGFMTEGDDILCPTCGQA
- the LOC144432555 gene encoding four and a half LIM domains protein 3-like isoform X1, coding for MAEARVETGVAVPVGRKEITVQELDISQPCLNCNERCPGFQPHSWRKTCLNCRCLRLEHDVIHDNYVTVKEHMGLESAEDLSTKGEKERAISQGYSWVPAGLSAEKIEEYMSSLPTSSIPKLHTPGETNRDKQIILQIPRQDLALDYLKHLESDEAKEQFQDFLDYRDAKPFGIGIVKDYLTKDVNCHKCDGEIEVGEIAVFTEKLGEDMCWHPYCFCCSVCNELLVDLAYFAKDGKIYDERHYAETVTPRCDSCDELIFAGEYTKAMNENFHSGHFCCFNCDSSLTGQRYILREEHPYCIKCYEDVFANSCEECKKKIGTEFKDLSYKERHWHEHCFFCSECKSSLVDSPFGTHDENLYCGSCHEQKFAARCDGCGDVFKSGMKKMEYKGQQWHEHCFVCVNCKNVIGSNSFIPKEGKIHCVPCYEDLFGTKCTSCKKIINAGGVTYRGDPYHRDCFLCTDCQKQLAGVRFTSREDKPYCAECFGERFAKKCTCCSKPITGMGGTKFISFEQRNWHNDCFNCVKCQASLVGQGFMTEGDDILCPTCGQA